The following coding sequences are from one Phenylobacterium glaciei window:
- a CDS encoding MotE family protein codes for MKNIPRILPLVGIAAAGVLAVNAMAGAQSLPDLFSGAKAFAEEAAKPLKGKAAKEAKAQADADAKAPAAAAGPEGAATGSALDASSLSLAPKAAPAVCAPTAAELAKEAGLSPAELQILQSLGSRRGQLDQREQDLDVQLALMAAAEAKLDAKVKTLTGLKADMQSLMNQADGKEQAEVDRLVKVFEGMKAKDAAPRMVLLDDSVRLPIAGKMKERALSAILAAMPPAEAKRLTESLSRRFADARKVAASADSAASNAAANTVAPKQASIDPTAEPAPVAKPAPRKAAPKKMAARKPAPKKAPVKQAAATPAPAAPAAAATPAAAAPPKAG; via the coding sequence ATGAAGAACATCCCCCGCATCCTGCCCCTGGTGGGCATCGCCGCCGCCGGGGTCCTGGCGGTCAACGCCATGGCCGGCGCACAATCGCTGCCCGATCTGTTCTCTGGCGCCAAGGCCTTCGCCGAGGAAGCCGCCAAGCCGCTGAAGGGCAAGGCCGCCAAGGAGGCCAAGGCCCAGGCTGACGCCGACGCCAAGGCCCCGGCCGCCGCGGCCGGGCCTGAGGGCGCCGCCACCGGCTCGGCCCTGGACGCCTCGTCCCTGTCCCTGGCGCCCAAGGCGGCGCCGGCGGTCTGCGCGCCCACCGCCGCCGAGCTGGCAAAGGAAGCCGGCCTGTCGCCCGCCGAACTGCAGATTCTGCAAAGCCTCGGTTCGCGCCGGGGCCAGCTGGACCAGCGCGAACAGGACCTCGACGTCCAGCTCGCCCTGATGGCCGCCGCCGAGGCCAAGCTCGACGCCAAGGTCAAGACCCTCACCGGCCTGAAGGCCGATATGCAGTCGCTGATGAACCAGGCCGACGGCAAGGAGCAGGCCGAGGTCGATCGCCTGGTGAAGGTGTTCGAGGGCATGAAGGCCAAGGACGCCGCCCCGCGCATGGTGTTGCTGGACGACTCCGTGCGCCTGCCCATCGCCGGCAAGATGAAGGAGCGCGCGCTCTCCGCCATCCTGGCCGCCATGCCCCCGGCCGAGGCCAAGCGCCTGACCGAGAGCCTGTCGCGCCGCTTCGCCGACGCCCGCAAGGTCGCCGCCTCCGCCGACAGCGCCGCCTCCAACGCCGCGGCCAACACCGTCGCGCCCAAGCAGGCCTCCATCGATCCCACCGCCGAGCCGGCCCCGGTCGCCAAGCCCGCGCCCCGCAAGGCTGCGCCGAAGAAGATGGCCGCCCGCAAGCCGGCGCCGAAGAAGGCTCCGGTCAAGCAGGCCGCCGCGACGCCGGCGCCCGCCGCGCCGGCCGCGGCCGCCACCCCTGCGGCGGCGGCTCCGCCGAAGGCCGGCTAG
- the flgC gene encoding flagellar basal body rod protein FlgC: MADIKPVMGAAQAIATSALRAQQSRMRIIAENLANANSTSKTAGGDPYRRQEPVFAAVKVDGGLGVRMTQARPDMSDFKSEYDPGHPSADAKGYVKTPNVDSLIEALDMKEAQRAYEANLNVIETARAMETRTLDLLKR; this comes from the coding sequence ATGGCCGACATCAAACCCGTGATGGGCGCCGCCCAGGCGATCGCCACCTCCGCGCTCCGCGCTCAGCAATCGCGGATGCGGATCATCGCCGAGAACCTGGCCAACGCCAATTCCACCTCCAAGACCGCGGGCGGCGATCCCTATCGCCGTCAGGAACCGGTCTTCGCCGCGGTGAAGGTCGATGGCGGCCTGGGCGTGCGCATGACGCAGGCCCGGCCTGACATGAGCGACTTCAAGAGCGAGTACGACCCCGGCCATCCCTCGGCCGACGCCAAGGGCTATGTGAAGACCCCCAATGTCGACTCGCTGATCGAGGCCCTCGACATGAAGGAGGCCCAGCGGGCCTACGAAGCCAACCTCAACGTGATCGAGACGGCGCGCGCCATGGAAACGCGCACCCTCGATCTCCTGAAGCGATAG
- a CDS encoding DUF6468 domain-containing protein → MSLIAVGMNLMLAGLLAAALMMGFRLNIRLKHLRDSHDGFAKAVAELDVAAARAEQGLADLRAATDEATDQLADRIEKARALTAKLDRQLKGAPAAAPARPERVERMDRAERMERADRAAPTPFRRDVSHVDEADVERVTHRLGALLSGAREPRVRPEPERFVRPDVAPTRQRPRFEDDLFDGPTDRVAVGGARR, encoded by the coding sequence ATGAGCCTGATCGCTGTTGGGATGAACCTGATGCTGGCCGGCCTGCTGGCCGCCGCCCTGATGATGGGCTTCCGGCTCAACATCCGGCTCAAGCACCTGCGCGACAGCCATGACGGCTTCGCCAAGGCCGTGGCCGAGCTGGACGTCGCCGCCGCCCGTGCTGAGCAGGGGCTGGCCGACCTGCGCGCCGCCACCGACGAGGCCACCGACCAACTCGCCGACCGCATCGAGAAGGCCCGGGCGCTCACCGCCAAGCTGGATCGCCAGCTTAAGGGCGCGCCCGCCGCCGCCCCGGCCCGCCCTGAGCGCGTCGAGCGCATGGACCGCGCCGAACGCATGGAGCGCGCCGACCGCGCCGCCCCGACCCCCTTCCGCCGCGACGTCTCCCACGTGGACGAGGCCGATGTGGAGCGGGTCACCCACCGCCTGGGCGCCCTGCTGTCGGGCGCCCGCGAGCCCCGCGTCCGGCCCGAACCCGAGCGGTTCGTCCGCCCCGACGTCGCCCCGACGCGCCAGCGTCCCCGCTTTGAAGACGACCTGTTCGACGGCCCCACCGATCGCGTGGCCGTTGGTGGAGCCCGCCGATGA
- a CDS encoding endoglucanase: MSLRRALHSSVAAICIAGVVAPMGMAAPAPAQVAPRGPLDVHVAQAKDFSRIELHWAGGARAITKRDGQVLTLKFNRDANPDIARLRIDPPKWLKTAEARHSGGGLELVLTLADDAEATVGNADGATYINLFERPPPPDPVLAEATAPIVAPEPPRPNPVPASGVVAMDAKLVNGQVMLTFPWANPNGAAVFRRGDAIWVVFDAPADLDVSRAPRGLRQFSKVQSFKGSDYSAVRIAAPKGTPFFASAQGAVWTVAIGPGAQSQANLVRIVRDDVGGPAALKAVVSGTTRTLKVNDPVVGDTLSVVTALGPAKGVPTRRDYVQMAVLPSAQGLALESYVDDLNLSHEGDLVQIGRPAGLALSPASAGVERAEAEMGAPQPAGMPALIDYANWPKTGHGGFLVRYNSLLNASMEEAGKGRDAPVAARMALARFLVGSELSFEAIGVLNDTARTHQELLDDPEFRGLRGIARVMARRYKEAEADFSAPILSDDPSASLWRSYIAAQLAEWPEARSQFAAGAEAFEQFSPTWKTRFARGDAQAALALGDIDGADGRIKLALMDRAEPLEELATRLVQARVVEAQGFPDRALRIYAAVAGAPVESLSAPALLRATQIRLASGKITPVQAADVFDGLRYRWRGDSTELETIRALGQLYLNQGRYREALEALRSAGQRLPDLPEALQLQNDLAGAFRGLFLSGTADGLEPIQALALFYDFKELTPLGADGDQMVRKLVRRLVDVDLLDQAAELLKYQADNRLDGVPRAQVATDLALIYLMDRKPEQALEAINGSRTTILPTALNLERRLVEARALMNLGRLDAALEVIERDTSKEGSDLRAEVVWKKKDWPGAGILFEKSLADRWKYPGPLAAEEEGKLLRAGVAYSLAGDDGALERLRNRYQGFTDQARNPDALRVALSGVQDGRLSVADFGRITADNEAFAGWVAKMKVKFRDKPAPVGLRTAATPTPAKTAQAAAPASKG; the protein is encoded by the coding sequence GTGAGCCTGCGCCGGGCCCTTCACTCCAGCGTCGCGGCGATCTGCATCGCCGGCGTGGTCGCGCCCATGGGCATGGCCGCGCCTGCGCCCGCGCAGGTCGCGCCGCGCGGCCCGCTGGATGTGCATGTGGCGCAGGCGAAGGACTTCTCGCGCATCGAGCTGCACTGGGCGGGTGGGGCGCGCGCCATCACCAAGCGTGACGGCCAGGTCCTGACGCTGAAGTTCAACCGGGACGCCAACCCCGATATCGCCCGCCTGCGCATCGATCCGCCCAAGTGGCTGAAGACCGCCGAGGCGCGCCATTCCGGCGGTGGGCTGGAACTCGTCCTGACGCTCGCCGACGACGCCGAGGCCACGGTCGGGAACGCCGACGGCGCCACCTATATCAACCTGTTCGAACGGCCCCCGCCGCCCGACCCGGTGCTGGCCGAGGCCACGGCGCCGATCGTGGCGCCCGAGCCGCCGCGCCCCAATCCGGTGCCGGCCAGCGGCGTCGTGGCGATGGACGCCAAGCTGGTCAACGGCCAGGTCATGCTGACCTTCCCCTGGGCCAATCCCAACGGGGCGGCGGTGTTCCGGCGGGGCGACGCCATCTGGGTGGTGTTCGACGCGCCCGCCGATCTCGACGTCTCCAGGGCCCCTCGGGGCCTTCGCCAGTTTTCGAAGGTCCAGAGCTTCAAGGGCTCGGACTATTCCGCCGTGCGCATCGCCGCCCCCAAGGGCACGCCCTTCTTCGCCTCGGCCCAAGGGGCGGTCTGGACCGTGGCCATCGGCCCCGGCGCCCAGAGCCAGGCCAACCTGGTGCGCATCGTCCGCGACGATGTCGGCGGCCCCGCCGCCCTCAAGGCGGTGGTCTCGGGGACCACGAGGACCCTGAAGGTCAACGATCCCGTCGTTGGCGACACCCTGTCGGTGGTCACCGCGCTCGGCCCCGCCAAGGGGGTCCCGACCCGGCGCGACTATGTCCAGATGGCAGTGCTGCCGTCGGCGCAGGGCCTCGCGCTGGAGTCCTATGTCGACGACCTGAACCTCAGCCACGAGGGCGACCTGGTTCAGATCGGCCGTCCGGCGGGGTTGGCCCTGTCGCCGGCCTCGGCGGGGGTCGAGCGGGCCGAGGCCGAGATGGGCGCGCCGCAGCCGGCCGGGATGCCGGCCCTGATCGACTACGCCAACTGGCCCAAGACCGGCCATGGCGGCTTCCTGGTCCGTTACAATTCTCTGCTCAACGCCTCCATGGAGGAGGCCGGCAAGGGCCGCGACGCCCCCGTCGCCGCGCGCATGGCGCTCGCCCGCTTCCTTGTGGGGTCGGAGCTGTCGTTCGAAGCCATCGGGGTGCTGAACGACACCGCGCGCACGCATCAGGAACTGCTGGACGATCCTGAGTTCCGCGGTTTGCGCGGCATCGCCCGGGTCATGGCGCGGCGCTACAAGGAAGCGGAGGCCGACTTCTCCGCCCCGATCCTGTCCGATGATCCGTCCGCGTCTCTCTGGCGCTCGTACATCGCCGCTCAGCTCGCCGAGTGGCCCGAGGCCCGCAGCCAGTTCGCGGCCGGGGCCGAGGCCTTTGAACAGTTCTCACCCACCTGGAAGACCCGCTTCGCCCGCGGCGACGCCCAGGCCGCCCTGGCGCTCGGCGACATCGACGGCGCCGACGGCCGCATCAAGCTGGCGCTCATGGATAGGGCCGAGCCTCTGGAGGAGCTGGCCACCCGGCTGGTCCAGGCCCGCGTCGTGGAGGCCCAGGGCTTTCCGGACCGCGCCCTGCGCATCTATGCCGCCGTCGCCGGCGCGCCGGTGGAGTCGCTCTCGGCGCCGGCCCTGCTGCGCGCCACCCAAATCCGCCTGGCCTCGGGCAAGATCACCCCGGTCCAGGCCGCCGACGTCTTCGACGGACTGCGCTACCGCTGGCGCGGGGACTCCACCGAGTTGGAGACCATCCGGGCGCTGGGCCAGCTCTATCTGAACCAGGGCCGCTATCGCGAGGCGCTGGAGGCGCTGCGGTCGGCCGGCCAGCGGCTGCCTGACCTGCCTGAAGCCCTGCAGCTGCAGAACGACCTGGCCGGCGCCTTCCGCGGCCTGTTCCTGAGCGGTACGGCCGACGGCCTGGAGCCGATCCAGGCGCTGGCGCTGTTCTACGACTTCAAGGAACTGACCCCCCTGGGCGCCGACGGCGACCAGATGGTGCGCAAGCTGGTCCGTCGGCTGGTGGACGTCGATCTGCTGGACCAGGCCGCCGAACTGCTGAAGTACCAGGCCGACAATCGCCTGGACGGGGTGCCCCGCGCCCAGGTGGCCACCGATCTGGCCCTCATCTACCTGATGGACCGCAAGCCAGAGCAGGCCCTGGAGGCGATCAACGGCTCGCGCACCACCATCCTGCCCACCGCGCTGAACCTGGAACGCCGCCTGGTTGAGGCCCGCGCCCTGATGAACCTTGGTCGCCTCGATGCGGCCCTGGAGGTCATTGAGCGCGACACCTCCAAGGAGGGCTCCGACCTGCGCGCCGAGGTGGTCTGGAAGAAGAAGGACTGGCCGGGCGCCGGGATTCTGTTCGAGAAGTCCCTGGCCGACCGCTGGAAATATCCGGGCCCGCTGGCCGCCGAGGAAGAAGGCAAGCTGCTCCGCGCCGGGGTCGCCTACAGCCTGGCCGGAGACGACGGGGCGCTGGAGCGTCTGCGGAACCGCTACCAGGGCTTCACCGACCAGGCCCGTAACCCCGACGCCCTGCGCGTGGCCCTGTCGGGCGTGCAGGACGGCCGGCTCAGCGTCGCCGACTTCGGCCGCATCACCGCCGACAACGAGGCCTTCGCCGGCTGGGTCGCCAAGATGAAGGTGAAGTTCCGTGACAAGCCCGCCCCGGTGGGCCTGCGCACGGCCGCGACGCCAACCCCGGCCAAGACGGCCCAGGCCGCGGCGCCGGCGAGCAAGGGCTAG
- the fliP gene encoding flagellar type III secretion system pore protein FliP (The bacterial flagellar biogenesis protein FliP forms a type III secretion system (T3SS)-type pore required for flagellar assembly.), whose amino-acid sequence MAGRFKSLMELRAEDWRKAFLLAALTTLGSLVVPATALAQAVNINLGTGAGLTERVVQLMGLLTVLSLAPSIVIMTTSFVRIVVVLSLLRTALGLQQSPPNAVIISLALFLSAIVMGPTMQKSYDEGIKPLLEQQIELPQAFDAASDPLKTFMLAQVDREDLALFVRLSKIEKPKTLQEIPIRVVTPAFMISELKRAFEIGFLLFIPFLVIDLVVASVLMSMGMMMLPPVVVSLPFKLIFFVLVDGWRLVAGSLVESFQRGAGGG is encoded by the coding sequence ATGGCCGGAAGGTTCAAGTCCCTTATGGAGCTTCGCGCCGAGGACTGGCGCAAGGCCTTCCTGCTGGCCGCGCTCACGACGCTGGGTAGCCTGGTGGTGCCCGCCACGGCCCTGGCCCAGGCGGTGAACATCAATCTCGGCACCGGGGCGGGGCTCACCGAGCGGGTCGTCCAGCTGATGGGCCTGCTGACGGTGCTGTCGCTGGCGCCCTCCATCGTCATCATGACCACCTCCTTCGTACGGATCGTGGTGGTGCTGTCCCTGCTGCGCACGGCGCTGGGCCTCCAGCAGAGCCCGCCCAACGCGGTGATCATCAGCCTGGCCCTCTTCCTCTCGGCCATCGTCATGGGACCGACCATGCAGAAGTCCTACGACGAGGGGATCAAGCCGCTGCTGGAACAGCAGATCGAACTACCCCAGGCCTTCGACGCCGCCAGCGATCCCCTGAAGACCTTCATGCTGGCCCAGGTGGATCGCGAGGACCTAGCGCTCTTCGTGCGCCTCTCGAAGATCGAGAAACCAAAGACCCTGCAGGAAATCCCGATCCGGGTGGTGACCCCGGCCTTCATGATCTCGGAGCTGAAGCGTGCCTTCGAGATCGGCTTCCTGCTGTTTATCCCCTTCCTGGTCATCGACCTCGTGGTGGCCAGCGTGCTGATGAGCATGGGCATGATGATGCTGCCCCCGGTGGTGGTATCCCTGCCCTTCAAGCTGATCTTCTTCGTCCTGGTGGACGGCTGGCGGCTGGTGGCGGGCAGTCTCGTCGAGAGCTTCCAGCGCGGGGCCGGCGGCGGTTAG
- the fliM gene encoding flagellar motor switch protein FliM, producing the protein MVGSERILNQDEIDSLLGFDLSDEEAAERSGIRAIINSALVSYERLPMLEIVFDRLVRYMTTSLRNFTSDNVEVSLDNISSIRFGDYLNSIPLPAILSVFKAEELENYGLLTVDSNLIYSIVDVLLGGRRGTAAMRIEGRPYTTIERVLVQRMVEVVLADAKLAFEPLTPVTFTLDRLETNPRFAAIARPPNAAILVKLRVDMEDRGGRIELLLPYATLEPIRKMLLQQFMGEKFGRDNIWEGHLATELWTTQMEVRAVLDEQQISLREVLDLQVGQTIMLNATPDSLIELRAGTIPLTRGRMGRRNHHIAVRVEAPLTPHARRAVQSLK; encoded by the coding sequence ATGGTCGGCTCCGAGCGCATCCTCAATCAGGATGAGATCGACAGCCTGCTGGGCTTTGATCTCTCCGATGAGGAGGCGGCTGAGCGCTCGGGTATCCGCGCCATCATCAACTCAGCGCTCGTCTCGTACGAACGCCTGCCGATGCTGGAAATCGTCTTCGACCGCCTGGTGCGGTACATGACGACCTCCCTGCGCAATTTCACCTCCGACAACGTCGAGGTCAGCCTCGACAACATCTCCTCGATCCGGTTCGGCGACTATCTGAACTCGATCCCGCTGCCGGCCATCCTGTCGGTGTTCAAGGCCGAGGAGCTGGAGAACTACGGTCTGCTGACCGTCGATTCCAACCTGATCTATTCCATCGTCGACGTGCTGCTGGGCGGACGCCGCGGCACCGCGGCCATGCGCATCGAGGGCCGCCCCTACACCACCATCGAACGCGTGCTGGTGCAGCGGATGGTCGAGGTGGTGCTGGCTGACGCCAAGCTGGCCTTCGAGCCCCTGACCCCGGTGACCTTCACCCTGGACCGCCTGGAGACCAATCCCCGCTTTGCCGCCATCGCCCGGCCGCCGAACGCCGCGATCCTGGTCAAGCTGCGGGTGGACATGGAAGACCGCGGGGGCCGCATCGAGCTGCTGCTCCCCTACGCCACCCTCGAACCGATCCGCAAGATGCTGCTGCAGCAGTTCATGGGTGAGAAATTCGGCCGCGACAACATCTGGGAAGGCCACCTGGCCACCGAGCTCTGGACCACCCAGATGGAGGTCCGCGCCGTCCTGGACGAGCAGCAGATCAGCCTGAGGGAGGTTCTCGACCTGCAGGTGGGTCAGACCATCATGCTCAACGCCACCCCCGACAGCCTCATCGAGTTGCGGGCTGGAACCATCCCACTCACCCGGGGCCGCATGGGCCGCCGCAATCATCACATCGCCGTCCGTGTGGAGGCGCCTCTGACGCCCCATGCCCGGCGCGCCGTACAGAGTCTGAAATGA
- a CDS encoding flagellar biosynthetic protein FliO — MDFALFARAVFALAITLGLVGLAAVALRKYGPEAMARVTLAAGRKERRLMVVESLVLDPARRLVLVSCDGEERLLLLGEGQVLPPVKKGRA; from the coding sequence ATGGACTTCGCTCTTTTCGCTCGGGCCGTCTTCGCCCTGGCCATCACCCTGGGACTGGTTGGCCTCGCCGCCGTCGCCCTGCGCAAGTATGGGCCGGAGGCCATGGCGCGCGTGACGCTTGCGGCCGGCCGCAAGGAACGCCGTCTGATGGTCGTCGAAAGCCTGGTGCTCGATCCCGCGCGCCGCCTGGTGCTGGTGTCTTGCGATGGCGAGGAACGTCTGTTGCTGCTGGGCGAGGGCCAGGTCCTTCCGCCCGTGAAGAAGGGCCGCGCCTGA
- a CDS encoding flagellar basal body-associated FliL family protein, translating to MAKDKVKEAPAGDAAEGEEGEGASAKKKLPMKMIIIGAVAAVLVLGGGGTAAMIFLKPKPDAEHAKANEHGKEKKKEKKGEKGKEEKTIGTIAEGPDGVLFYTMPNVVVNMQTADGRATFLKLKLTLEVPNQETVDLLEPNMPRLQDMFQTFLRELRPEDLQGSQGSYQLRMEILRRVNLVIAPSKVNAVLIEEMLIN from the coding sequence GTGGCCAAGGACAAGGTCAAGGAAGCCCCGGCCGGCGACGCCGCCGAGGGCGAGGAAGGCGAAGGCGCTTCTGCCAAGAAGAAGCTGCCGATGAAGATGATCATCATCGGCGCGGTGGCCGCGGTCCTGGTGCTGGGCGGCGGCGGAACCGCAGCCATGATCTTCCTCAAGCCCAAGCCCGACGCCGAACACGCCAAGGCTAACGAGCACGGCAAGGAAAAGAAGAAGGAAAAGAAGGGCGAGAAGGGCAAGGAGGAGAAGACCATCGGCACCATCGCCGAGGGTCCGGACGGCGTCCTGTTCTACACCATGCCCAATGTCGTGGTGAACATGCAGACGGCCGATGGCCGCGCCACCTTCCTGAAGCTGAAGCTTACACTGGAAGTCCCCAACCAGGAGACTGTGGATCTGCTGGAGCCCAACATGCCCAGGCTCCAGGACATGTTCCAGACCTTCCTGCGCGAACTGCGGCCCGAAGACCTGCAGGGCAGCCAGGGATCCTACCAGCTGCGCATGGAGATCCTGCGCCGGGTGAACCTGGTGATCGCGCCCTCGAAAGTAAATGCCGTCCTGATTGAGGAGATGTTGATCAACTAG
- the flgB gene encoding flagellar basal body rod protein FlgB → MDIGDIPLFSMLRGRLGYLSERQKLIAQNVANSETPGFSPKDLKPYDFAAQMKAAETGAGMMAVTQAGHMVPPSQRNGAAGAFKAKTVKDSETTLDGNSVVLEEEMLKMSDARMSYEAAIGFYQKSLNLLRMAARAPGR, encoded by the coding sequence ATGGATATCGGCGACATCCCCCTGTTCTCGATGCTGCGTGGCCGGCTTGGCTATCTGTCCGAGCGGCAGAAGCTGATCGCCCAGAACGTGGCTAACTCCGAGACCCCGGGCTTTTCGCCCAAGGACCTCAAGCCCTACGACTTCGCCGCCCAGATGAAGGCGGCCGAGACCGGCGCCGGCATGATGGCCGTGACCCAGGCGGGCCACATGGTTCCGCCGAGCCAGCGCAACGGCGCGGCGGGCGCCTTCAAGGCCAAGACGGTCAAGGATTCCGAGACCACCCTCGACGGCAACTCGGTGGTTCTTGAGGAAGAGATGCTGAAGATGTCGGACGCCCGCATGAGCTATGAGGCGGCGATCGGCTTCTACCAGAAGTCCCTCAACCTGCTGCGGATGGCCGCGCGGGCGCCGGGTCGCTAG